The following are encoded together in the Sphingomonas insulae genome:
- the alaS gene encoding alanine--tRNA ligase — protein sequence MTSTNDIRRGFLDYFASQGHTIVPSAPLVPQNDPTLMFVNAGMVPFKNVFTGLESRPYVTATSSQKSVRAGGKHNDLDNVGYTARHHTFFEMLGNFSFGDYFKEQAIHHAWTLLTDVWGIAADKLTATVYHTDDEAYALWTKYLPAERIIRIATKDNFWAMGDSGPCGPCSEIFYDHGAHIPGGPPGSPDEDGDRFVEIWNLVFMQYEQDANEIVGELPKKSIDTGMGLERIAAVLQGVHDNYDTDTFKALIAASTSLTGTDADGPHKASHRVIADHLRSSCFLIADGVLPASEGRGYVLRRIMRRAMRHAHLLGAKEPLMYRLVPALVAEMGAAYPELVRAQPLIEATLRQEETQFRKTLDKGLKLLDEATAGMADGATLAGETAFRLYDTFGFPYDLTEDALRERGLTVDRAGFDAAMAEQKRAARAAWKGSGAKASDDVWFDIAEETGSTEFIGYAADAGEGEVVALVRDGARVERANAGDTVAIIVNQTPFYGESGGQVGDTGTISTDAGLRAHVGETSKQLGRIFVHHATIESGGVTVGDAVRLQIDVARRARIRANHSATHLLHEALRQRLGTHVAQKGSLVAPERLRFDVSHPVSMSALELADAEAAVNAQIRGNGSVTTRLMTPDEAIAEGAMALFGEKYGDEVRVVSMGTEDGGKTYSVELCGGTHVNALGDIGLFKVVGEGAVSSGVRRVEALTGEAARAYLIGRDERLREAATALKTTPDEVPARVAALLEDRRRLERELADAKKALALGGGSGGVASGPEQVGGVAFIGQVLDGFEAKGLRGAVDDAKQRLTGSGVAVMVAVNDGRASIAVGVTDDLVGRISAVDLLRRAVTVLGGQGGGGRPDMAQGGGPDGTKATEALDAIRSALAEQPQTA from the coding sequence ATGACCTCGACCAACGACATCCGCCGCGGCTTTCTCGATTACTTCGCATCGCAGGGGCACACGATCGTGCCGTCCGCGCCGCTCGTGCCGCAGAACGATCCGACGCTGATGTTCGTCAACGCCGGCATGGTGCCGTTCAAGAACGTCTTTACCGGGCTGGAATCGCGCCCCTACGTCACCGCGACCAGCAGTCAGAAGTCGGTCCGCGCGGGCGGCAAGCATAACGACCTCGACAACGTCGGCTATACCGCGCGCCACCACACCTTCTTCGAGATGCTGGGCAACTTCTCGTTCGGCGACTATTTCAAGGAACAGGCGATCCATCATGCCTGGACCTTGCTGACCGATGTCTGGGGCATCGCGGCGGACAAGCTGACCGCCACCGTCTATCACACCGACGACGAGGCTTATGCCCTCTGGACCAAATACCTGCCGGCGGAGCGGATCATCCGCATCGCCACCAAGGATAATTTCTGGGCCATGGGCGACAGCGGTCCATGCGGGCCATGCTCGGAAATCTTCTACGACCACGGCGCTCATATTCCCGGCGGCCCTCCCGGCAGTCCGGACGAGGATGGCGACCGCTTCGTTGAGATCTGGAACCTCGTGTTCATGCAATATGAGCAGGACGCCAATGAGATCGTCGGCGAACTGCCTAAGAAGTCGATCGACACGGGCATGGGGCTGGAGCGGATCGCCGCAGTGCTTCAGGGCGTCCACGACAATTACGACACCGACACGTTCAAGGCGCTGATCGCCGCATCGACATCGTTGACCGGCACCGATGCGGACGGGCCGCACAAGGCATCGCATCGCGTTATCGCCGATCATTTGCGCTCGTCCTGCTTCCTGATCGCCGATGGCGTGCTGCCGGCGAGCGAGGGACGGGGATACGTCCTGCGGCGGATCATGCGCCGGGCCATGCGGCACGCGCACCTGCTCGGCGCGAAGGAGCCGTTGATGTACCGGCTCGTCCCGGCGCTGGTCGCGGAAATGGGCGCCGCCTACCCGGAACTGGTGCGCGCGCAGCCGCTGATCGAGGCGACGCTGCGTCAGGAGGAAACGCAGTTCCGCAAGACGCTCGACAAGGGGCTGAAGCTGCTCGACGAAGCCACCGCCGGCATGGCCGATGGCGCGACGCTCGCTGGTGAGACCGCCTTCCGGCTCTACGATACGTTTGGCTTCCCCTACGACCTTACCGAGGATGCGTTGCGCGAACGCGGGCTGACCGTCGATCGCGCCGGCTTTGATGCTGCGATGGCCGAACAGAAGCGCGCGGCGCGTGCGGCCTGGAAGGGATCGGGCGCGAAAGCCTCCGATGACGTGTGGTTCGACATCGCAGAGGAAACGGGTTCGACCGAATTCATCGGCTATGCCGCCGATGCCGGTGAGGGCGAGGTCGTCGCGCTGGTCAGGGACGGCGCGCGCGTGGAACGGGCGAACGCCGGCGATACGGTGGCGATCATCGTCAACCAGACGCCATTCTATGGTGAAAGCGGCGGTCAGGTCGGCGACACGGGGACGATCTCGACTGATGCTGGCCTGCGCGCCCATGTGGGGGAAACCTCGAAGCAGCTCGGCCGTATCTTCGTGCATCATGCGACCATCGAGAGCGGCGGCGTTACCGTCGGCGACGCGGTGCGGCTGCAGATCGACGTTGCCCGACGCGCGCGGATCCGTGCCAACCATTCCGCCACGCACCTGTTGCACGAAGCGCTCCGGCAGCGGCTCGGGACCCATGTCGCGCAGAAGGGGTCGCTAGTCGCGCCCGAACGGCTGCGCTTCGACGTCTCGCATCCGGTCTCGATGAGCGCACTGGAACTTGCCGACGCCGAGGCGGCGGTGAACGCCCAGATTCGCGGCAACGGCAGCGTGACAACGCGCCTGATGACTCCGGACGAGGCGATCGCAGAGGGTGCGATGGCGCTGTTCGGCGAGAAATACGGCGACGAAGTGCGCGTTGTGTCGATGGGGACTGAGGACGGCGGCAAGACCTATTCGGTTGAGCTCTGCGGCGGCACCCACGTCAACGCGCTGGGCGACATCGGCCTGTTCAAGGTCGTGGGCGAAGGCGCGGTATCCTCCGGCGTCCGCCGGGTCGAGGCGCTGACCGGCGAGGCCGCACGCGCCTATCTGATCGGGCGTGACGAACGCTTGCGCGAGGCCGCAACCGCACTGAAGACCACGCCCGATGAGGTGCCTGCACGCGTCGCCGCGTTGCTCGAAGACCGCCGCCGGCTTGAGCGCGAACTGGCCGATGCCAAAAAGGCGCTCGCCCTGGGCGGTGGCAGCGGCGGGGTAGCCAGCGGTCCTGAACAGGTCGGCGGCGTCGCGTTCATCGGCCAGGTGCTCGATGGATTCGAGGCGAAGGGACTTCGTGGTGCGGTGGACGACGCGAAGCAGCGTCTGACGGGATCGGGAGTCGCGGTCATGGTCGCGGTCAACGACGGCCGCGCATCGATCGCGGTCGGCGTTACAGACGACCTCGTCGGCCGGATCAGCGCGGTCGACCTGCTGCGCCGCGCGGTGACCGTGCTTGGCGGGCAGGGCGGCGGCGGCCGTCCCGACATGGCGCAGGGGGGCGGTCCCGACGGCACCAAAGCCACGGAGGCGCTGGACGCGATCCGCAGCGCCTTGGCGGAGCAGCCACAGACAGCGTGA
- a CDS encoding phytanoyl-CoA dioxygenase family protein: protein MKQLLHEEGYARWPRTLDRAALAGLDRLFARLAADRPGVRIDAAACNDLAAVQDIRPDVEALLGRSARPVRALLFDKRDGANWALGWHQDRTIEVAERIEVPGFGPWTCKQDRLHVAPPIELLERMLTVRIHLDAVPPDNAPLRVAPGSHRLGCIAEDTIDDVVAACGVATCLADVGSVWFYATPILHGSARAASGGRRRVLQLEFAAEDLPGGLRWAAQRRLRVAEVSPKPLTL from the coding sequence CTACGCACGCTGGCCGCGGACATTGGACCGCGCGGCGCTCGCCGGGCTGGATCGGCTGTTTGCGCGACTGGCGGCGGACCGGCCAGGCGTCCGGATCGACGCGGCCGCGTGCAACGACCTTGCCGCGGTCCAAGACATCCGGCCGGATGTCGAGGCATTGCTGGGGCGATCGGCGCGTCCGGTTCGCGCGCTGCTGTTCGACAAGCGCGACGGCGCCAATTGGGCACTGGGCTGGCATCAGGATCGCACGATCGAGGTTGCCGAACGGATCGAGGTTCCGGGTTTCGGCCCGTGGACGTGCAAACAGGATCGGCTTCATGTCGCCCCGCCGATCGAACTGCTCGAACGCATGCTCACCGTGCGCATCCATCTCGATGCCGTGCCGCCCGACAATGCCCCGCTGCGGGTCGCGCCGGGGTCGCACCGGCTTGGCTGTATCGCGGAAGACACGATCGATGACGTGGTGGCGGCGTGCGGAGTTGCTACCTGCCTCGCCGATGTCGGCAGCGTCTGGTTCTACGCGACGCCGATCCTGCATGGATCGGCCCGCGCCGCGTCGGGTGGGCGCCGCCGCGTGCTTCAGCTCGAATTCGCTGCCGAGGATTTACCCGGCGGCCTTCGCTGGGCCGCGCAACGGCGCTTGAGGGTGGCGGAAGTCTCGCCTAAGCCGCTGACGCTATGA